In Actinomycetes bacterium, one DNA window encodes the following:
- the cimA gene encoding citramalate synthase — MARVEDAFHVYDTTLRDGAQQEGLNLSVADKLTIARHLDGLGVGFIEGGWPGANPKDTEFFARARDELKLENALLCAFGSTRRPGGVAADDPMVAALRESGAPVVTLVAKAHDRHVQLALRTTLDENLAMISDTVAHLVAEGQRVFLDAEHFFDGYHSNPAYAMQVLRVAMDAGADVAVLCDTNGGMLPGELTDVVGEVLAASSARLGIHCHDDTACAVANTLAAVDAGVTHVQGTANGYGERSGNANLFSVVANLQLKKGFPVVPDAALADMTRIAHAVSEVTNVAPNQHQPYVGLSAFAHKAGLHASAVKVDPMLYQHIEPALVGNDMRMLVSDMAGRASIELKGRELGYDLSDDRDALTRVVTKVKDLESRGWTFEAADASFELLLRDEVLGSRKRHFTVESWRAIVEQRTDGTVVSEATVKVHAGGERIIATGEGNGPVNALDNALRLALRGIYPELAALELVDYKVRILEGSQGTGAITRVLIETSDGATEWDTVGVHENVIAASWMAIEDAVAYGLLRAGRDAAP, encoded by the coding sequence ATGGCACGCGTCGAGGACGCCTTCCACGTCTACGACACCACGCTGCGCGACGGCGCCCAGCAGGAGGGCCTGAACCTGTCGGTCGCCGACAAGCTCACCATCGCGCGGCACCTGGACGGGCTCGGGGTCGGCTTCATCGAGGGCGGCTGGCCGGGCGCCAACCCCAAGGACACCGAGTTCTTCGCCCGGGCCCGCGACGAGCTGAAGCTGGAGAACGCGCTGCTGTGTGCGTTCGGCTCCACCCGGCGTCCCGGCGGCGTCGCCGCCGACGACCCCATGGTGGCCGCGCTGCGCGAGTCCGGGGCACCGGTGGTCACCCTGGTCGCCAAGGCGCACGACCGGCACGTCCAGCTCGCCCTGCGCACGACGCTGGACGAGAACCTGGCGATGATCTCGGACACGGTGGCCCACCTCGTCGCCGAGGGCCAGCGGGTCTTCCTGGACGCCGAGCACTTCTTCGACGGCTACCACTCGAACCCGGCCTACGCGATGCAGGTGCTGCGGGTCGCCATGGATGCCGGAGCCGACGTCGCCGTCCTGTGCGACACCAACGGCGGGATGCTGCCCGGTGAGCTCACCGACGTCGTGGGTGAGGTGCTCGCGGCGTCGTCGGCCCGGCTGGGCATCCACTGCCACGACGACACCGCCTGCGCCGTGGCCAACACCCTGGCCGCCGTGGACGCCGGCGTCACGCACGTTCAGGGCACCGCCAACGGCTACGGCGAGCGCTCGGGCAACGCCAACCTGTTCAGCGTGGTAGCCAACCTGCAGCTGAAGAAGGGCTTCCCCGTCGTCCCGGACGCCGCGCTGGCCGACATGACCCGCATCGCGCACGCGGTGTCCGAGGTGACCAACGTGGCACCCAACCAGCACCAGCCGTACGTGGGCCTGTCGGCGTTCGCGCACAAGGCCGGCCTGCACGCCAGCGCCGTCAAGGTGGACCCGATGCTCTACCAGCACATCGAGCCGGCGCTGGTGGGCAACGACATGCGGATGCTCGTCTCCGACATGGCCGGGCGGGCCTCGATCGAGCTGAAGGGCCGCGAGCTCGGCTACGACCTCAGCGACGACCGGGACGCCCTCACCCGGGTGGTCACCAAGGTCAAGGACCTCGAGTCGCGGGGCTGGACGTTCGAGGCGGCCGACGCGTCGTTCGAGCTGCTGCTGCGCGACGAGGTGCTCGGCTCGCGCAAGCGGCACTTCACCGTCGAGTCGTGGCGGGCCATCGTCGAGCAGCGCACCGACGGCACCGTGGTGAGCGAGGCGACCGTCAAGGTGCACGCCGGGGGCGAGCGGATCATCGCCACCGGCGAGGGCAACGGCCCGGTGAACGCCCTCGACAACGCGCTGCGGCTGGCCCTGCGGGGGATCTACCCCGAGCTGGCGGCGCTCGAGCTGGTCGACTACAAGGTGCGCATCCTCGAGGGCAGCCAGGGCACCGGCGCGATCACCCGGGTGCTCATCGAGACCTCGGACGGCGCCACCGAGTGGGACACCGTCGGGGTGCACGAGAACGTCATTGCGGCGTCCTGGATGGCGATCGAGGACGCCGTCGCCTACGGCCTGCTGCGCGCCGGTCGCGACGCCGCCCCCTGA
- a CDS encoding fumarylacetoacetate hydrolase family protein yields MRIARFSVSDQVAFGKIDEAPGGTFITAIDGHPFGPFELSRARFPLSEVKLLAPVLPSKVVAIGKNYAEHVREMGGSEPPAEPVIFMKPSTSVIGPDDPIVLPALSAEVHHEAELAVVIGRLVREVPVERALDAVLGYTCANDVTARDLQRSDGQWTRAKGFDTFCPLGPWVVTDLDASDLEIECRVDGELRQHGRTSDLLRGVPELISYVSAVMTLLPGDVLLTGTPAGVGPLHDGEKVSVAIERIGTLSNPVVTA; encoded by the coding sequence GTGCGTATCGCCCGATTCTCCGTGTCCGACCAGGTGGCCTTCGGCAAGATCGACGAGGCGCCCGGCGGGACCTTCATCACCGCCATCGACGGCCACCCGTTCGGCCCGTTCGAGCTGAGCCGGGCACGGTTCCCGCTGAGCGAGGTGAAGCTCCTCGCGCCGGTGCTGCCGAGCAAGGTGGTGGCCATCGGCAAGAACTACGCCGAGCACGTGCGCGAGATGGGCGGCTCCGAGCCGCCGGCCGAGCCGGTCATTTTCATGAAGCCGTCCACCTCGGTGATCGGCCCGGACGACCCGATCGTGCTGCCCGCCCTGTCGGCCGAGGTGCACCACGAGGCCGAGCTGGCCGTGGTCATCGGCCGGCTGGTCCGCGAGGTGCCGGTCGAGCGGGCCCTCGACGCCGTTCTCGGCTACACCTGCGCCAACGACGTCACCGCCCGTGACCTGCAGCGCAGCGACGGCCAGTGGACCCGGGCCAAGGGCTTCGACACGTTCTGCCCGCTCGGCCCGTGGGTGGTCACCGACCTCGACGCCAGCGACCTGGAGATCGAGTGCCGGGTGGACGGCGAGCTGCGCCAGCACGGTCGCACCTCCGACCTGCTGCGCGGCGTGCCCGAGCTGATCTCCTACGTGAGCGCGGTCATGACCCTGCTGCCCGGCGACGTCCTGCTCACCGGCACCCCGGCCGGGGTCGGCCCGCTGCACGACGGGGAGAAGGTCAGCGTGGCCATCGAGCGGATCGGCACCCTGAGCAACCCGGTGGTGACGGCGTGA
- the gltX gene encoding glutamate--tRNA ligase codes for MSDVRVRFCPSPTGNPHVGMVRTALFNWAYARHTGGTFVFRIEDTDSARDTEDSYHQLLEALGWLGLDWDEGPEVGGPYEPYRQSQRLEVYADVARRLVEAGFAYESFSTPDEVEARRRARGEDPKLGYDNADRDLTPEQREAFRAEGRLPVLRMRMPDRDWTWDDLVRGPISFAHEHVPDYVIVRGNGEPLYTLVNPVDDALMHITHVLRGEDLLSSTPRQLFMYEALAAIGVTEGATPMFGHLPYVMGEGNKKLSKRDPQSSLNLYRTEGYLPEGLLNYLALLGWSMGDDVELFSMPEMAAAFDLDRVSANPARFDLKKCQAINAEHVRMLDPDDLTARILPFLQGPGLLPDEPTDEQRALLRAAVPLVQTRMTLLTEAVGMLGFLFVDDAALELEEASVAALPDDAAATLSVAYDALVQFEHWTAADIEGALRVSLVDGLGLKPKTAFTPVRVAVTGRRVSPPLFESMELLGRESSLSRLRSALAKLSG; via the coding sequence GTGAGCGACGTCCGGGTCCGGTTCTGCCCGTCACCGACGGGCAACCCGCACGTCGGCATGGTCCGCACCGCGCTGTTCAACTGGGCCTACGCCCGGCACACCGGCGGCACCTTCGTGTTCCGGATCGAGGACACCGACTCGGCGCGGGACACCGAGGACAGCTACCACCAGCTGCTCGAGGCGCTCGGCTGGCTCGGCCTGGACTGGGACGAGGGCCCCGAGGTCGGCGGCCCGTATGAGCCGTACCGGCAGTCGCAGCGGCTCGAGGTCTACGCCGACGTCGCGCGCCGACTGGTCGAGGCCGGATTCGCCTACGAGTCCTTCTCCACCCCCGACGAGGTCGAGGCCCGGCGCCGGGCCCGCGGCGAGGACCCCAAGCTCGGCTACGACAACGCCGACCGCGACCTCACCCCCGAGCAGCGCGAGGCGTTCCGGGCCGAGGGCCGGCTGCCCGTGCTGCGGATGCGGATGCCTGACCGGGACTGGACCTGGGACGACCTGGTGCGCGGCCCGATCTCCTTCGCGCACGAGCACGTGCCCGACTACGTCATCGTCCGGGGCAATGGCGAGCCGCTGTACACGCTGGTCAACCCAGTGGACGACGCGCTCATGCACATCACCCACGTGCTGCGCGGCGAGGACCTGCTCTCCTCGACGCCGCGGCAGCTGTTCATGTACGAGGCGCTGGCGGCGATCGGCGTCACGGAGGGCGCCACCCCGATGTTCGGGCACCTGCCCTACGTCATGGGCGAGGGCAACAAGAAGCTGTCCAAGCGCGACCCGCAGTCTTCGCTCAACCTGTACCGGACGGAGGGCTACCTGCCGGAGGGCCTGCTCAACTACCTGGCCCTGCTGGGCTGGTCGATGGGCGACGACGTCGAGCTGTTCTCCATGCCGGAGATGGCCGCGGCGTTCGACCTCGACCGGGTGAGCGCGAACCCGGCGCGGTTCGACCTGAAGAAGTGTCAGGCCATCAACGCCGAGCACGTGCGGATGCTCGACCCGGACGATCTCACCGCGCGGATCCTGCCGTTCCTGCAGGGCCCCGGGCTGCTGCCGGACGAGCCGACCGACGAGCAGCGGGCCCTGCTGCGGGCCGCCGTCCCGCTCGTGCAGACCCGGATGACGCTGCTCACCGAGGCGGTGGGCATGCTGGGGTTCCTCTTCGTCGACGACGCCGCGCTCGAGCTGGAGGAGGCATCGGTGGCGGCGCTGCCGGACGACGCGGCCGCCACGCTGTCGGTCGCCTACGACGCGCTCGTGCAGTTCGAGCACTGGACCGCGGCCGACATCGAGGGCGCCCTGCGGGTGTCCCTCGTCGACGGCCTGGGCCTGAAGCCCAAGACCGCCTTCACCCCTGTGCGGGTGGCCGTCACCGGGCGCCGGGTGTCCCCGCCGCTGTTCGAGTCGATGGAGCTGCTCGGCCGGGAGTCGTCGCTGTCTCGGCTGCGCTCCGCGCTGGCCAAGCTGTCAGGGTGA